One Stratiformator vulcanicus genomic window, CACAGCCCGCCATTGAACAGGCAACAGTCCTCTAGCAGGCAGTACTGCTGCCCGCCGCAGGGACCGTAGTGTGCACCATACGGCTCGCAGCCGCAGGTGTTGCTGATCGGCTGATAGGCACCGATCAGCGGTCGTGAAATCGGCCCGCAGGGGTCGCACGGTGGCGGACAAACGGGACCGCAAGGCTGCGGGCAAACCGGACCACACGCCGGTCCGTACCCGACAGATCCGTAATGCCCACCCATCCCGCAGGGATCGAGGCAACAACAGGCGATACTGCTTAACGGAAGCAGCGCGGAGAGCAGCCAAAAGAAGGCACGGCTCGACATCGGAGGACATCCTTTCCGTCCCGACGTGAAGAACGGTGCCTGCCCACCGGTGCCACACGAGGCACGCCGGGAATGCGCACATTCAACCGCCGGGTCAGACCCGATCGGAGAGAAACGAATTGTGTTGTGGAGTACTAAGAGAGGTGTTCGATCACTGGTCGCCTTGCGGTGGAGAGGCCGCGTGGACGGAGACCGTTGTGCGATCGGGTAGCGTTTTAGTTCGCGCGCCGAGCAGTTGCAAGTCGGCCTTCGCCAATTTGGCGGGCAGAAATGCAAAAGAGAAAAAGTTACACTCCGATCACAAATTCGATTTCAGTCCAGTCCGGGACACTTTCTCGCGACGACTCCTCTGGCGGATAGCACATGGCGGAAGAACTCTTTGATGTCGTCGATGAACATGATCACGTCCAAGCGCAATTGCCGCGGAGCGAGGTTCATCGTCGAAACCTGTTGCACCGCGCCGTCAGTATTTTCGTATTCAACACGCGGGGCGAGCTGCTCCTGCAGATGCGATCGGCGAGCAAGGATCAATTTCCCAATTGCTGGACATCGTCGGCGTCCGGCCATGTCACTGCCGGGGATGACTACGATGAAACGGCCCATCGAGAGTTGGAAGAAGAACTCGGCCTGACCTGCGACATCACACGGGTTGCGAAGTTCGATGCCTCGCCCGATTCCGCCTACGAATTCACGGTGCTTTATAAAGCGGTGACCGATGACGCACCGGTGCCTGATCCCGAAGAGATCTCCGACGTTAAGTTCGCATCGCTCGACGACTGGAAAGAACAAGCGGCGGCGCAGCCGGAACTCTTTACGCCGCCTTTTCGATTACTGCTCGATTGGTACATGGAACGCGGGACCAATCAATAGCGAAGTTTAGAAACGATCGGCCGGGACGATCACCTCCGGGAGAATGGGCTCGGACGTTTTGGACTCGTCTACGATTTCGGCCACCTGAGCACCGGGGCGAAACACGAGCACTGCGACCAGCCCGACCATGACCGCTCCGATCGCCATCCGTCCGAGCGTGCCGAGGATCTTACCGACGAAGGCCCCCGTCCCGACGTCGATCCGTCCTTTCACATCGCGACCCTTCCACTGCTCGCCGAGATAAGCTCCGGCAAATGCGCCGAAGGCTCCGCCGAGCAGGGCGGCGATCAATGGGCCGATCACCGGAATCGGAACGCCGAAGATCGCGCCGACGATGCTGCCGATTCCTGCCCCGACCAACGAGAGTGCGGCGGCGCGTTTGCTCGACCCCGCCTTGCGGGCGCCTGCGGCGCCGGCCGCCGCCTCGACCACTTCGCCGACGACCGCCAGCCCGACGAGCACGCCCACCGCCCACCAACCGAAGCCGCGACCGTAGGTCTCAACGGGCATGCCCCACACCCACAGCCCGGATAGCCCCGCCACCATCCAGTTCCCCGGGAGCATGAATACATTGAGCACCCAGCAGACGCACGAGGCGACGATGAGTAGTAAGGCGAGCAGCAGGTAAGTCGCATCGAAATCCATAACGGCAATCATAACGTCGGAGGGCACCGCCCGGTTCACCGCGAACTCGCGACATTCCCATTTGGGGAAGTCACTGACTCCCGCTCCCTCTGATTGAGCACGGCGATCCGCAGGTATCCGACCGGCAACGAGCCGATCACGCCGACAAGAGCGATCGCACCGTAGATGATTCCGATCATCAATTCTTCCATAATATAAAGACTCAGGTAGAGGGCGAGCACGAAAGCCGTCGAAACGTAGGCCGCGGCCAAAGCGCCAGCAATAATAAAGAAGAGCATCGCCACCCCCCACTGTCGCAGATGAGGCCGGTACTCGTCCCCCACCCGATAATCGGCGACTGCAAGCAGTGTCAGGAAGCCGTGGCAGAATCCGACCACGGCACCGCATAACATTACGGCGACAGTTCCTCCGACTGTTCCGATTTCGTCGAAGTAGTCGCTCCAATCTTTGACGAACTCGTACCATACGGCCCCGACAGGTAGGGCAAGCAAGGTCGCGACCAGCAGCCGGCTAATGCAAACGCCGTCTCGACGAAGGAACGGCAGGCCCGATCCGAACACGGCAGCGCCAGCAAATACGGCGAAAACGCAGTGCCAATTGAATTCACTCTCGAATGCCCTCTCGACGGTGAGCGAAATCGCGACCCACACCAACCCCACGGCAAAGCCAATGGCACCACACAGCAAATAAGACTTAGCCCACGTCGGCATCGCGACCTCCGCCGTTCGCGTGATCCGGAAGGTCGCCGCCCGCTGATCCGACTCGCAACGCTCTGAGGTAACCCATCGGCAGCAGGGCGTAGATCGGTATCAGCAAGATTGAGCCAATGATTACAACAGGTGCCATTACGGTCGACGCGGAGAATTTTTCAATCACCATGACTGAGCCGATGATGTGGCCGGCGGCCCCAAAGCCGGCAATCACTGCCAATCCCAAGAACGCCAGTCGCTTCAGCGGCGTGACAGGTCTGGCTGATGGCGCTCCCAAGGTTGCAACCATCACGATGAGGCCGAGGGTAACGGTGATGGGCGGGCCGCAGAAAATGCCCGCGACTTTGGCCCAGTTGGTACCGAACGACGGGAGATAGTTGCTCCACTCCATCAGAGCCTCAGCGATGCCGTAGCCAGCCGCGGCGCAGATTGCACAACTAAAAATTACCCGCAACCACCAAAACGCTGACATTCGCATCGAAGCGGCAACAGCGACCGTCCCGGCGATGCCGCCCAAAATTGCGAAGGGGAGTTGAGGTCCGTCGAAATCTGGTAGCAGGCCGAGGGACGGGGCCAGCATCAAACCGATCCACGCTAGACCGACAAGCAGTCCGTAAACGGCGGCGATGAAATACGGGCGAATAAAATGCGGCATGATAGTTTAATCGGGGACACGAGCCCTTTACGGGCCCTCCGGCGCGGTCATTTTTGACCGGAGATAGCCAACCGGGATCGACCCAATCACCGGCATCATTAAAAACGAGCTGAATACCAAGCCGACGAACACGATTTCGTCAACATATCGACGCATCTCGTGACCGAAGTGGAAGACCGTTGTTGTGTAAACCGCCAGGAATGCCCCCGTTATGACGAAGACAGCAATCGCTGACAAATAATCATTCCGCGACATAACCCGGGGTTCGGCTTTCAGTTCAAAACTCATCAATAGCGTGAGCAGTCCATGAGCGAGGCCGAAAGCGGCGCCGCATAACGCGACTGCGGCGATCCCGCCCGGCGACGCGAACGACGGGAAGAAGTCGCCGGAATTCCCCACAAGGAAGAAGCACAGCCAACCCAGCGGAAGCCCGAGCGTCGTTGCGACGAATAAACGTGCAAAGTACTCGACTGAAGGCCGTCGAAACGGCAAGCCGAAAGCGAACACGGCCAGAGCAGCGAACAGTGGTAAGACGACAGACCACACGGTTTCGCCATCAAGGTCTGCGAGAACGATGGTCGAGCCGACCGCCATCCAAACGACGCCGACCACCAGGCCGATGACGCCACAAACAATATAATGCTTCGACCAGGCCGGCATCTCAAACTCTCTCGCTGGATTGACTTGCCGATGAGTCTCCGCCGCGCGTCATAGCCGATTTTGCTCGCAAGTAACCGACGGCAATCGAACAAACAATGGGCATCAGACCGACAGACGAAAAGATGAGAGTCGTCTTAATTGCATCGGACACGGGCAAAATTGTGAAATAGGAAATCCAGATACACAGGCCGACGTGCATCGACGTCAAAGCCGCTGTTCCGGAAAAAATTAAATAGAATTTTGCCCAATCGCGTCTGCGGATCGAGGAAAACGGTCGAGTAAGATTCTCAGTGCGGTAACCAAAGGCAGTCGAGACAGAAACTGTGACGAACCCGACGACGGCGGCCGCGAGCAGGCCATAGAGAAAGCCGACGACTCCCCCGGCGACGATTGCCCACGGTGTCTGAAACGAGGGAAAGTAATCGAGCCAGTATTTAAATATCTCGCCGAGGACGCCCCCGCCGACCGCGCAACCGAGAATGCCGAGGCCGGCGCGAAACAATGGATAGGGCCGCAGAGCGACGGTTGAGCCGACCAAGCCGATCCCTGCAATGGTGCCCAACGTGCCAAATAGCACGTAAGGCAATTCGAACCAATTACCCAGCCCGACGGCACGGCTATAGAATACGGCGAGCCAGATCACGCCTACGGCAACCCCGCACAGGGCGGGGCGCAAATAGGGCCGCCAACTAGCCGTCATGATTCGGGTCTTTACGCTTCATTCGATCGGACAGAGTTTGCGGTTCATCCATCGGATTGCGGTGAAACCCGGCGGCCGCGTGACCGGATAGTCGTTGATAGACATGTCCGAGCGGTAGTGCGAAAGCAACCGGAATAAAGGTTAATGTTGCGAACAATGGAACAAAAAATACAGTTTCGTCGACTGATCTTAAGAGTTCGCTCTCCTGTAAGAGAATTACTAACAGAGCGGGAGCCATCGCGGCCGTGCCGGTCAATAAACCCGAGGCCAGCGCGACGCCGCCGACTTCCGCGGCACCGACGACGTCGCGGCGATCCGCTCCTCGCGCATTCAGTAACGCCAAGCCACCGGCGCCGAGTGCCCCAATCCCGGCTCCGAATGTAGCCAGCACGATTAAGATTGCGCTGTCGTCATTGATCGAGATTTCACGCCCGACACCGTAAGCCATCCCTCCGATAAAAAAGCCAAGCCAGATCGAGCCGAACAGACGAATCGGCCAATCGTCGTGAAAGCGCAAAAAGGGAATCATCATGATGAAAGCCACAACGGGCCCGGCAATTAAGATGATCGCCTCACTCATCTCGAACACGGCGACCAACAGGATCATCAGCCCGATCGGCACCACCGCCGCCGCAATGCTCGTTGCGGCGACGATGGTGTATGGCTTCCAATGCAATGTCGCGAAGAATGACTTCATAGGATTATCGCGCTGCCGGATTCGGTTCGTGAAATAATCGCGGCAACAACTCGACCAGGTATCGTCGCCACACGGGCCATTCGTGCCGGCCCGGTGTCACTTGATACTCGTGTTCAATGCCCGCAGCCTTGAAGGCCTCGTGAGTTTTTTGAACACGCTTTATGAGCCAGTCATCTTCGCCGACCGCGACCCAGATGAGTTTAAGTTGCTCGTTTAAGTCGGGTGTTTTCGCGACGAACTCGTCGACCAAAGCCTGCTGGTTCTCCCAGACAACAGGGCCACTGAACCCGCCGATCCATGCGAACTTCTGAGGATGTTTCAATCCGATTCGCAGGGCCTGCATTGAACCCAGCGAAAGTCCGGCGATGGCCCTGTCCTCCGGTCGCTGCTCGGCACGATATTTTTTCTCAACGAACGGGATAATCTCGGTCAACAGTTCCTGTTCAAATTCGTCCGCGATGCGCCGCCGATAATCTTTCGCGTCTTTATAAACGACATGCACGTCGGGCATCACGATGATCATCGGAATGGCCCGTCCTCCATGGAGCAGGTTGTCCATAATGCGATGAGCGCGGCCTTCGACCGTCCAACCTCCTTCGTGGTCACCGGTGCCGTGAAACAGATACAGCACCGGATATTTCCCCTCGCCCGTGTCGCGATAAGTCGGGGGCGTATAGACGATGAGGTTGCGGACGCTGTCGGTGACATCTGAAAGGTATTCGTGGCGGTGAAGCGTGCCGTGCGCAATGTCCGGGTTAAAGCGGGTGAGCGAATCTTCGCCGCCGGGCACTTCAAGTAAGTTCACTTTCGGTGTTCGGGACGGTTTCACGTAGCGGCTGCTCTCATCGAGTTGCCGGGCCCCGTCGACTTCGAACCAATAGGAATAAATCTCTGGTTCGAGCGGTCCGATCGTCACCGACCACACGCCTTCATCGTCGCGGGTCATCGGCGTTGTTTCGATCGGAGCGAAGCCCTTGAGCAGCACTTCGTCAGCCTTCGGAGCACGCACGCGGAAGGTCACCTGTCGATCCTCCGCGACCTCCGGGGAGGTCGGTAACCGCTTGTCACGCCGCGGCGGATCGTCGGCTTCGACGAAGCCTTGGACCGAAAGGGTCAGTACGACGAACGTGAACCATTTCACGCAGGTAAGCTTTGACATGAGCGGCACCGGTATCGAGTCGGGTCATTTGGATCACCCGAAAATAACGCCCGGAGCGGCCGGTTGCACGACGACGCAGCGATTTGCGACGGGACAACCGTAACGACGGAGGCCATGGTGACAGTTAGGCATCCGCGCCCAATTGAGAGAGCCGCTTGAACGGCCTCTCGCCTGGACCGGCAAACCTCGGGAAGAGTGCGCATAGAATGAGCCGCCACGACGCCGTGGCGGCTCATTGATCTCGAACGCGGTCGCGAAGAATTCGACCGGACGCGACTTACGAGTTGACCTCGTCCCGCATGTCGCGGACGCGGTCGTGCGAAGCGATGACGCTTTCCATGTGATTTTGCAGCACATCGTTCACGGGGCTGCCTGCCGTCTCCTTCAGCGTGTCTTTGTAAGCGTCTTTAATGTAATCCTCGCCTCGTTCGGCTTCGTTGAGGACGGCTCCGAGGTCGTCACTGGTGAGGGCGGTCCTCAAATCCATGATCGTCCGGTGCAGCGAAGCGAGGTAGGAGCCTTCCTGCCTGGGCCGCTCGCCGCTGAATTCAACGAATCCCTGAAGCTGTTCGGCCTGTTGTTTTCGCTCGTCGGCCACGCCGCGGAAGTACTGCGAGATCGTCACATTTTCGATCTGCTCGGCCGAGTGGCGAAAGCCATCGGCACTGTCGATGTTGATCTGAATCAAATCTTGCAGTTGCTCCACTGCGTTATCGGAAAGTTCGGTCTGCGTGTGGGCATTCATTGCGACATCTCCTAATCGAATTGCGTGTCGGAACGCGTTTGCGTGCCGTTGATTAACGCAACGATGCAGGATTGATGCCAACAACAAATAGCGGCCTCCGCTTCGGCTCAAGCGGACGGCGATGGCTCGGTGAGGCAACGCCGAACTTGTCCGGAAGTCCCTTTGACCAAAGGGGTTCCTTCAACTTAAGCAAGCCGCGGGACGGCAGCGGGAGCGATCTGCGCGAATGCGAACGCGTTGATCGACGAACCACCAACCTGAATGTTGGCGGAACGCACACCGTCTTTTATCGAACCGGCGGGGCGAACGGATTTTGTCCGACGCGGATCGGCATCCCGAAGCGGCCGCGGGCGACGTCAATCGTACGATCGCCGCGTGTGACGGTGACTTTGGCACTGCGTCCACTGCTCGGCTCGTCGGTCGCCTTGCCCGTTCGAACTTCGCCGCCGTTCGTAGAAACGCCTCCGAGTTGGATTGTCTCACCGTTGCGGCAGGTGACGACCGTCTCATACATGCTGCTGCGAATTGCCGTAAGACTGCGATTTCCCCGGGTTTCGGTGTCGACTTCCCGGTGCTCCATCGCGAGTCGAAGATGGATTTTCCCGGATTCCAGAACCGTCGGGACGGCGGTAAGCGTGAGCCCGACAGGAATGGTTTCGGTGTGGCGACCATCCGGCTCTTCAAAAGTCGCTGCGACGGTGCCGCCGACTTCTATTCGAGCAGGCTCGCCCGACACGGCGACGAGCGTGGGTGCGCTGGTGAGCGTGTCCCCATCATAGACTCGAACCTCAACCACCACCTGCGAGGTGATGACAGGTCGCGCGGCCTGAACGGGCTCGGCGGGAGGGGCGGAGATCGCACACAGCGCGGTCAGGACCATTACACCCGTCATGACTTCAGCCTTATTGGAAATATTTGACGCGGGGGAGCGGTGCGGGACGACCGAGCAATGGCGAACCGCCGAATAGAGTTCAGCGGCAACGCCGCAAGCACAACGCTCCCGTCAACCGGGAGGATGTATCTTTAAGGTCGCCGCTTTGGTCAATGGCAATCTCCGTCTCAGGACACCGCGCACCATGCTCAAATCGTTTCTCGCGAATTATGTCCAGCGGCACCGCGACCCCGTCAATCAGGTGCTGCACGTGATCGGTTTGCCGGTGACGTTCGTCGCACCGATCGTTTTTTTCTGCCTCGGTGACGTCTGGAACGGGATCGCCTGTTTCGTGATCGGATATGTGCTGCAGTTCTTGGGGCACGCCGTCGAAGGCAATGAAGCTGGCGAAGTGGTGCTCGTCAAGAAATGGCTCGGCTTCCCATACGTCGAGTTCGGGCCGAAAGCGAATCGGCCGGAGACCGAATAGGCGGATTATTTGGCATTTATCCGCTTACTTCGTGTGCGGCTCGTACTTTCGTAGCGCGAACCACGCTGGGACCGTTGGCGGGTTGCTGCTATCGTTGGCGGATTCGTTCCCCGTCTCGCAGCCGATCCGCGTGCGATGTCGACAGAACCGGCCACCGTGAACCCCGTCCGCCAGACGCTTGAGGCACTGGCGATTGTCGTCGCGATGCTCGCGGCGCTGGTGTTCGCGCTTCTGCAATTCGGAGGACTCGAGTCGGACAACGACGTCGGCAAATGGCTGCCCGCGAACGATCCGCAGGCTCGAATTCTCGAGTGGACCCGCCGACACTTCCCATCCGAAGATCGCATCTTCGTCACATGGGCGGGAAGTTCGCTCGGAGATGCCCGTGGTCAGCGCTTCGAGGCGGCCCTTGAGAAAATCGACGGCGTGATCGACGTCACCACTCCGACCGAATTGGTCGATCGAATGACCGACATCGGAGTGGACGAAGACGAGGCGCTCGATCGGCTCGAAGGCTTGCTCGTCGGGAAAGCCGGACGCTCGCCGGTCGCCTATTCGGTAGCGCTCGATGAAGAGAATGAGTCGCTCGAGACGGAGCAGATTCTCGACGCGATTCGGGACGCCGCGGCAGCGGCGGACATTCCGTCCGATCAATTGCACATGGGCGGCACCCGCGTTGCCGGAACGGAACTCGACCGGTTTGTGCATCAGGCCGAGTGGAACCGCGATGTCCCGGCCTGGATGCTTTGGAAGAAAAGTCCCCTCGGGTTTTCCGCTCTGTTCTCCGCGATTCTCGCTGTCGTGCTCTTACGTCAAATCGTGTTGGCCGGGTTGGTCCTGTTTGTCACGCTGTCGGCAACCATCATGACGGTCGCCATCGTTCCCCTGTCGGGGGCGACAATGAATATGGTCTTGATAGTTATGCCGTCACTGCTGATGGTGCTGACGCTTTCGGCTTCGATCCACGTGGCCAACTACTGGAAACATGCGGCTCTGACCGACCGGGCGACTGCCCCGGAAGTCGCCCGGCGCGAAGCCGCCGTTCCGTGTGCGCTGGCCAGCATGACGACCGCGATCGGATTGGCCTCACTGGGGACGAGTCCACTCACTCCGGTTCGCCATTTCGGTTTGTACTCGGCGGCGGGCTGCTTCATCTCGCTGATTTGTTCGCTCGTCGTGCTTCCGGCGCTGATTCGCCTGCTGCCCGTCGGACGGCCGCGCGGCGTGACGCGCGTCTCCGATCACTTCAGCGCGTTCGGAACGCGGATCGCTCAACACGCCGTTCCGGTTTCGCTGACCTGCCTGGCCCTGTTCGGCATAGCGGCACTCGGTATGACGCGGTTTCATACTGAAACGAAGGTCATTCACTATTTCCCAACCGACAGCCGCATTATTGCGGACTATCGATTCATCGAAGACGAACTGACGGGCATCATTCCGGTCGAGGTCGTTGTCCGCTTCACCCCGGAAGCGACCCAAGAAATTCCGTTCATCGAACGGGTGGAAATCGTGCGGGAGGTCGAGCGATCGGTCTCATCGCATCCCGACGTGACCGGCACGTTGGCCCTTCCCGACTTTCTGCGAGGGGCTGAGAATCGGTCGATCGGCTACAACGTTCGGCTCAGACGAATGGAGGCGTCCATCGCTGAGAACGATGATGCCGAGGCAGGGCAGTTTGTCACGCTGGCTCGCGAAGACGCCATTGGCCCCCAAGAGGAATTGCTGGCGAACCGGGGCGATGAACTGTGGCAGATAACGGCGCAGGTGAAAATTCTCTCCGATTTAAACTACGCAAGTTTGACCGGCGATTTGACCGGCCGCATTGATGACGTCTTCAGCCGATACACCGGGGTGTCGGGCATCGTTACGGGGACAGTGCCGCTATTTCTTCGCACGCAGCAAGCAGTGCTCGAAAGTCTGATTAAGAGTTTCGGCATCGCCTTCGCGGTGATCGCGCTGTTGATGATGGTCATGCTTCGCAGCGTCGGTGGCGGCGTTCTGACGATGCTTCCGAACTTGCTGCCCGTGGGACTGGTCTTCGGGACGATCTCGTGGTTCGGACTGGCGACCGATATCGGCACGATGATCACGGCTTCGGTCGCACTCGGTATCGCGGTCGACGGCACATTGCATCTGATCACCTGGTTCCGCCGCCACCTCGACGAAAATGGTGGGGATCGCCCCGCGGCGATCGCTTCGGCGATGAGTCATTGCGGACCGGCGATGTGGCAAACGAGCCTGATCGTTTCTGCCGGTTTGATGATGCTTGTATTCGCGGACCTGCTGCTGATCCTGAGATTCGGCTGGCTGATGGCTTCACTCGTCGGGGCCGCGTTGATCGCCGATCTCGTCTACCTCCCGTCCCTGCTGTGCGGACCGCTTGGTCGTTGGATTGTGCCCCATCGTCGATCGGCAAGTACCCACGACGACATGAAGCAACCGGACGCGGGCGAGCAACAAATTGATCACGCCGAATCGAGCATCTCGCGATAAAGTCGCGATGAACCTCGCGACCGGCCCGTCTTTGGAACCGCGGCATCATCGATAACTTGCCCCGGCGCCCCTTGGGTCTGCTCAATCCCTTCGCTAGTCTTTGATCGACATCGAAGTTCTCTCACAATTCTCGGAGCTACGAATGCATTTGCTCGGCTCGACTCCACCATCGCTAGTGCGGAATGTTCCTGCCGTCGCCGCGGGACTGCTTTTGTTGTTTGTCGTTGTCTACTGTCGAAGCGTTGGTGCGGAGGAGTTGCAGCCTCATCCCAAGGCCACCGCCACGCCCGACCGCATCCTCGCAACTTGGCGCGAGGACCCTTCGAGTACGCTTTCGGTCACTTGGCGAACCGGTCCGCAAGTCCGACAGGCCGATCTGCAGATCGCCGTCGCCGGTGCGGGCCCCGATTTCAAACTCGATGCCGAGACATTCAATGGCGAGACGACGGAATTGAAAACAAATGCCGGTCTGGTCAAGATGCACGCCGCGACGGCGACCGGTCTGAAGCCGGAAACGCTTTACGCGTATCGTGTCGGCGACGGCACCGAGTGGAGCGAGTGGTTCCACTTCCGCACGGCGGCGAATGAATTTAAGCCCTTCAGCTTTTTATACGTGGGAGATGCTCAAAACGATGTCAAAGAGCACTGGTCTCGCTTGATTCGCGAAGCCTATTCGGATGCCCCACGAGCCTTGCTGATGTTGCATGCGGGCGATCTGATCAACCGCGGAAACAAGGACGATGAGTGGGGCGAGTGGTTCCACGCGGGCGGGTGGGTTCACGCGCAAAAACCCTGCATCGCCATACCGGGAAACCATGAATATGACTTCGATATTTTCAATCCGACCGACGGCGGCTTTCGCCCCGTGCGATTGCTTGCCCGACGGTGGAATCAACGGTTCGAGTTTCCGCAAAACGGGCCGGAGGGGCTGAAAGAGTCGGTCTACTATCTCGACGTCCAAGGCGTGCGATTCATCGGATTGAACTCAAATGAGAAAATTAAGGAACAGGCCGAATGGCTCGAACCGGTGCTTGCCGATAATCCCAATCGCTGGACGATCGTGACGCACCACCACCCCGTCTACTCGACGAGTCGCGGCCGTGACAATCCGGAGCTGCGCGATCTCTGGCAACCCCTCTACGACAAGTATCGTGTTGACCTCGTCCTCCAAGGGCACGATCACA contains:
- a CDS encoding PA2169 family four-helix-bundle protein; amino-acid sequence: MNAHTQTELSDNAVEQLQDLIQINIDSADGFRHSAEQIENVTISQYFRGVADERKQQAEQLQGFVEFSGERPRQEGSYLASLHRTIMDLRTALTSDDLGAVLNEAERGEDYIKDAYKDTLKETAGSPVNDVLQNHMESVIASHDRVRDMRDEVNS
- a CDS encoding type II and III secretion system protein, whose translation is MTGVMVLTALCAISAPPAEPVQAARPVITSQVVVEVRVYDGDTLTSAPTLVAVSGEPARIEVGGTVAATFEEPDGRHTETIPVGLTLTAVPTVLESGKIHLRLAMEHREVDTETRGNRSLTAIRSSMYETVVTCRNGETIQLGGVSTNGGEVRTGKATDEPSSGRSAKVTVTRGDRTIDVARGRFGMPIRVGQNPFAPPVR
- a CDS encoding NUDIX hydrolase, giving the protein MAEELFDVVDEHDHVQAQLPRSEVHRRNLLHRAVSIFVFNTRGELLLQMRSASKDQFPNCWTSSASGHVTAGDDYDETAHRELEEELGLTCDITRVAKFDASPDSAYEFTVLYKAVTDDAPVPDPEEISDVKFASLDDWKEQAAAQPELFTPPFRLLLDWYMERGTNQ
- a CDS encoding esterase; translation: MSKLTCVKWFTFVVLTLSVQGFVEADDPPRRDKRLPTSPEVAEDRQVTFRVRAPKADEVLLKGFAPIETTPMTRDDEGVWSVTIGPLEPEIYSYWFEVDGARQLDESSRYVKPSRTPKVNLLEVPGGEDSLTRFNPDIAHGTLHRHEYLSDVTDSVRNLIVYTPPTYRDTGEGKYPVLYLFHGTGDHEGGWTVEGRAHRIMDNLLHGGRAIPMIIVMPDVHVVYKDAKDYRRRIADEFEQELLTEIIPFVEKKYRAEQRPEDRAIAGLSLGSMQALRIGLKHPQKFAWIGGFSGPVVWENQQALVDEFVAKTPDLNEQLKLIWVAVGEDDWLIKRVQKTHEAFKAAGIEHEYQVTPGRHEWPVWRRYLVELLPRLFHEPNPAAR
- a CDS encoding efflux RND transporter permease subunit, with the translated sequence MSTEPATVNPVRQTLEALAIVVAMLAALVFALLQFGGLESDNDVGKWLPANDPQARILEWTRRHFPSEDRIFVTWAGSSLGDARGQRFEAALEKIDGVIDVTTPTELVDRMTDIGVDEDEALDRLEGLLVGKAGRSPVAYSVALDEENESLETEQILDAIRDAAAAADIPSDQLHMGGTRVAGTELDRFVHQAEWNRDVPAWMLWKKSPLGFSALFSAILAVVLLRQIVLAGLVLFVTLSATIMTVAIVPLSGATMNMVLIVMPSLLMVLTLSASIHVANYWKHAALTDRATAPEVARREAAVPCALASMTTAIGLASLGTSPLTPVRHFGLYSAAGCFISLICSLVVLPALIRLLPVGRPRGVTRVSDHFSAFGTRIAQHAVPVSLTCLALFGIAALGMTRFHTETKVIHYFPTDSRIIADYRFIEDELTGIIPVEVVVRFTPEATQEIPFIERVEIVREVERSVSSHPDVTGTLALPDFLRGAENRSIGYNVRLRRMEASIAENDDAEAGQFVTLAREDAIGPQEELLANRGDELWQITAQVKILSDLNYASLTGDLTGRIDDVFSRYTGVSGIVTGTVPLFLRTQQAVLESLIKSFGIAFAVIALLMMVMLRSVGGGVLTMLPNLLPVGLVFGTISWFGLATDIGTMITASVALGIAVDGTLHLITWFRRHLDENGGDRPAAIASAMSHCGPAMWQTSLIVSAGLMMLVFADLLLILRFGWLMASLVGAALIADLVYLPSLLCGPLGRWIVPHRRSASTHDDMKQPDAGEQQIDHAESSISR
- a CDS encoding Mpo1-like protein translates to MLKSFLANYVQRHRDPVNQVLHVIGLPVTFVAPIVFFCLGDVWNGIACFVIGYVLQFLGHAVEGNEAGEVVLVKKWLGFPYVEFGPKANRPETE
- a CDS encoding DUF456 domain-containing protein encodes the protein MPSDVMIAVMDFDATYLLLALLLIVASCVCWVLNVFMLPGNWMVAGLSGLWVWGMPVETYGRGFGWWAVGVLVGLAVVGEVVEAAAGAAGARKAGSSKRAAALSLVGAGIGSIVGAIFGVPIPVIGPLIAALLGGAFGAFAGAYLGEQWKGRDVKGRIDVGTGAFVGKILGTLGRMAIGAVMVGLVAVLVFRPGAQVAEIVDESKTSEPILPEVIVPADRF
- a CDS encoding purple acid phosphatase family protein, with amino-acid sequence MHLLGSTPPSLVRNVPAVAAGLLLLFVVVYCRSVGAEELQPHPKATATPDRILATWREDPSSTLSVTWRTGPQVRQADLQIAVAGAGPDFKLDAETFNGETTELKTNAGLVKMHAATATGLKPETLYAYRVGDGTEWSEWFHFRTAANEFKPFSFLYVGDAQNDVKEHWSRLIREAYSDAPRALLMLHAGDLINRGNKDDEWGEWFHAGGWVHAQKPCIAIPGNHEYDFDIFNPTDGGFRPVRLLARRWNQRFEFPQNGPEGLKESVYYLDVQGVRFIGLNSNEKIKEQAEWLEPVLADNPNRWTIVTHHHPVYSTSRGRDNPELRDLWQPLYDKYRVDLVLQGHDHTYGRTPLIASGKQRLSGGESNVASGAAAQSEQGGTVYVVSVSGPKMYPLKDYDDGKNPFDRRAEDTQLYQIISLEADKLRYEAKTANGELYDAFTLLKRPGRLNDLIDETPATPERRR